One segment of Coffea arabica cultivar ET-39 chromosome 7c, Coffea Arabica ET-39 HiFi, whole genome shotgun sequence DNA contains the following:
- the LOC113689304 gene encoding F-box protein SKIP27-like, with protein MRKYYLNYYSVICLEALDMIRTLCGVEHDDLKRLFFVSKSIREATLIAKRWHFADSTPKKTLGFPNAIDFENLDELNEIEQAPRQVRIPRARLSSKKLADISVTLYTSAGEENWLRRELFVAMDAEI; from the exons ATGAGGAAGTATTACTTGAACTACTATTCCGTCATATGCTTAGAGGCCCTGGATATG ATTAGGACATTGTGTGGTGTTGAACATGATGATTTGAAGAGGCTGTTTTTTGTGTCAAAATCGATAAGAGAAGCG ACTTTGATTGCAAAGCGATGGCATTTTGCAGATAGCACCCCCAAGAAGACACTCGGATTTCCAAATGCTATTGATTTTGAAAATCTGGATGAGTTGAATGAGATTGAACAAGCTCCAAGGCAAGTGAGAATTCCGAGGGCTCGATTGAGCAGCAAGAAGTTGGCTGACATTTCCGTGACCTTATATACTTCTGCTGGCGAAGAGAATTGGCTGCGAAGAGAGCTATTTGTGGCAATGGATGCAGAAATATGA
- the LOC140010674 gene encoding uncharacterized protein, with amino-acid sequence MVEWNEYIEAQKSLDGKFIQQTTSSNRSEEWKPPSRGQIKINSDAAFSQNMKRTGISAVARNAEGKMMKAWARAELKVSEPQVEEAAAIRMGMQMACDANWKEVEFQSDCKEVVDMINKEKDHHTRIATVLEDIANMRCLFEQCTFSFVHRAGNSCAHSLAKFAVKLTKNVEWEECFPMWIHESAQKDYKGRNSDVSNLVISSS; translated from the coding sequence ATGGTAGAATGGAATGAGTACATAGAAGCCCAAAAAAGTTTAGATGGAAAGTTCATTCAACAAACAACAAGCTCAAATAGAAGCGAGGAATGGAAGCCACCCTCAAGAGGACAGATAAAGATAAATTCTGATGCTGCATTTTCACAAAACATGAAGAGAACAGGCATAAGTGCTGTGGCTAGGAATGCAGAAGGAAAAATGATGAAAGCATGGGCAAGAGCTGAACTAAAAGTTAGCGAGCCACAAGTGGAGGAAGCAGCAGCAATTCGGATGGGAATGCAAATGGCTTGCGATGCAAACTGGAAGGAAGTAGAATTCCAGTCTGACTGCAAGGAGGTAGTGGACATGATCAACAAGGAAAAGGACCATCATACCAGGATAGCTACTGTCCTTGAAGACATTGCAAATATGAGATGTTTGTTTGAACAAtgtactttttcttttgttcatagAGCTGGAAACAGCTGTGCACATAGCTTAGCAAAATTTGCGGTAAAGCTAACTAAAAATGTTGAATGGGAAGAGTGTTTTCCCATGTGGATCCATGAGAGTGCACAAAAGGATTACAAAGGGAGAAATTCTGATGTATCCAATCTTGTAATATCAAGttcatga